One window from the genome of Rhinolophus ferrumequinum isolate MPI-CBG mRhiFer1 chromosome 10, mRhiFer1_v1.p, whole genome shotgun sequence encodes:
- the LOC117029375 gene encoding collagen alpha chain-like gives MASTKMLLLLLSMALLALSSARDVNDGTEVEDLREELEVPQDEEEESQLLGTESPEEHSEGLRNKSQGEEHGGQHGNKGKDGEKDHGQPRERRSQKDQESSYRGRESYRRGRRGVQSGQDGQDGQSGQDGQDGQSGQDGQDGQSGQDGQDGQSGQDGQDGQSGQDGQDGQRGHEGQGGPRSRRGRGGQGSHGGQRSQRGRDGRDGQRGGQ, from the exons atgGCTTCTACCAAGATGTTGCTGCTCTTGCTCTCAATGGCCTTGCTGGCCCTGAGCTCAGCTCGGGACGTCAATGACG gTACTGAGGTTGAAGACTTACGTGAAGAGCTAG AAGTCCCTCAAGACGAAGAGGAAGAGTCCCAACTCTTAG GTACTGAATCACCGGAAGAACACTCAGAGGGATTGCGAAATAAATCTCAAGGAGAAGAACATGGAGGTCAGCATGGCAATAAGGGCAAAGATGGGGAAAAAGACCATGGTCAGCCTCGCGAGCGTCGCAGCCAGAAGGACCAGGAAAGCTCATACAGAGGCCGGGAAAGctatagaagaggaagaagaggtgtCCAAAGTGGCCAAGATGGTCAAGATGGCCAAAGTGGCCAAGATGGTCAAGATGGCCAAAGTGGCCAAGATGGTCAAGATGGCCAAAGTGGCCAAGATGGTCAAGATGGCCAAAGTGGCCAAGATGGTCAAGATGGTCAAAGTGGCCAAGATGGTCAAGATGGCCAAAGAGGCCATGAAGGTCAAGGTGGCCCACGTAGCCGACGTGGCAGAGGTGGACAGGGTAGCCATGGTGGCCAGAGAAGCCAGCGTGGAAGAGATGGCCGGGATGGTCAGAGAGGTGGCCAATGA
- the TAS2R7 gene encoding taste receptor type 2 member 7: MSDEVDNTLMIIAAGEFSVGILGNAFIGLVNCMDWMKNRKIASVDLILTSLAISRICLLCIIIFDSFTLVLYPDVYSTGQQMRILDFFWTLTNHLNVWFAACLSIFYFLKIANFFHPFFLWMKWRIDRVIPRILLVCLVLSVVISLPVTENWNDDFRRCIKVKRKTNLTLRCRENKDQYVSIKVCLNLLTLVPLSVSLISFFLLILSLWRHTRQMQLSATGFRDASIEAHMGAMKAVISFLLLFLAYYLSFLVVTFSYFIPKSDLAVIVSELIALIYPSSHSFILILGNTKLRQAFLSMLCKVTYILKRRHF, translated from the coding sequence ATGTCAGATGAAGTAGATAACACCTTAATGATCATAGCAGCTGGAGAGTTTTCAGTGGGGATCTTAGGAAATGCATTCATTGGATTGGTAAACTGCATGGACTGGATGAAGAACAGGAAGATTGCCTCCGTTGATTTAATTCTCACCAGTCTGGCCATATCCAGAATTTGTCTATTGTGTATAATAATTTTCGACTCTTTTACATTGGTGCTGTATCCAGATGTCTATTCCACCGGTCAACAAATGAGAATCCTTGACTTCTTCTGGACACTGACCAACCATTTAAATGTCTGGTTTGCCGCCTGCCtcagtattttctatttcctcaagATAGCTAATTTCTTCCATCCTTTTTTCCTCTGGATGAAGTGGAGAATTGACAGGGTGATTCCTAGGATCCTGCTGGTGTGCTTGGTCCTCTCTGTGGTTATTAGCCTTCCCGTCACTGAGAATTGGAATGACGATTTCAGGCGTTGTATCAaggtaaagaggaaaacaaacttaACTTTGAgatgcagagaaaataaagatcaatATGTTTCCATCAAGGTATGTCTCAACCTATTAACGCTAGTCCCCCTTTCTGTGTCCTTGATCTCATTTTTCCTCTTGATCCTCTCCCTGTGGAGACACACCAGGCAGATGCAGCTCAGTGCCACAGGGTTCAGAGATGCCAGCATAGAAGCCCACATGGGAGCCATGAAAGCTGTCAtctccttcctcctgcttttccttGCCTACTATTTGTCCTTTCTCGTAGTCACCTTCAGCTACTTTATACCGAAGTCTGATTTAGCTGTGATAGTTAGTGAGTTGATAGCTCTAATCTATCCCTCAAGCCATTCATTTATCCTAATTCTGGGGAACACTAAATTAAGACAAGCATTTCTAAGCATGCTATGCAAAGTAACATATAtcctgaaaagaagacatttctaA
- the TAS2R8 gene encoding LOW QUALITY PROTEIN: taste receptor type 2 member 8 (The sequence of the model RefSeq protein was modified relative to this genomic sequence to represent the inferred CDS: inserted 1 base in 1 codon; deleted 5 bases in 3 codons; substituted 1 base at 1 genomic stop codon) — protein MLSREDNIFRIIITGETMIEIWGNGYIGLVNWIDWIKKKKISSVDXSLVISRICLLCVMVLNGVTMVFYLNIYINDKLKIVDIFWTLPNYLSMWFASCLNVVYFLKIASFSHPLFLWLKWRTDRMLHWILLVCLAISLLNSLMLTMISNYDFRKFRFFXIAKCKRNFTELFHVSKIQYFSMFSLFNLLAIVPFTVSLISFFLLILSLWRHTKQMKLNIIGCRDPSTQVHVGAVKTVTSFLFLFFFNYLASLLVTFSYHMKESNLAVMFGEVIAILILSCQSLVLIIGNNKLRQARVRMLRCRKTACMM, from the exons ATGCTCAGTAGAGAAGATAACATCTTTAGGATCATAATAACTGGAGAAACTATGATAGAAATTTGGGGGAATGGATACATTGGACTAGTAAATTGGATTGATtggattaagaagaaaaagatctctTCAGTTG TAAGTTTAGTTATCTCCAGAATTTGTTTGCTCTGTGTAATGGTGCTCAATGGCGTCACAATGGTATTCTACctcaatatttatataaatgataaactaaAAATAGTCGATATCTTCTGGACACTCCCCAACTACTTAAGCATGTGGTTTGCCTCCTGCCTCAATGTCGTCTATTTCCTCAAGATAGCCAGTTTCTCCCACCCACTTTTTCTTTGGCTGAAGTGGAGAACTGACAGAATGCTTCACTGGATCCTGCTGGTGTGCTTGGCGATTTCATTGTTGAACAGCCTTATGCTCACAATGATATCAAATTATGATTTcagaaaa ttcagatttttttaaattgcaaaatgtaaaagaaacttCACTGAATTGTTCCATGTGAGTAAAATTCAATACTTCAGC aTGTTTTCACTGTTTAATCTGTTGGCAATTGTCCCATTTACTGTGTCAttaatctca tttttcctgttaattttgTCCTTATGGAGACATACAAAGCAAATGAAACTCAATATTATAGGCTGTAGAGACCCCAGCACACAGGTCCATGTGGGAGCTGTGAAAACTGTgacttcatttctcttcctc tttttttttaactacctgGCTTCTCTTTTAGTGACATTTAGCTACCATATGAAAGAAAGCAATTTAGCTGTGATGTTTGGAGAAGTTATAGCAATTCTCATTCTCTCATGTCAGTCACTTGTTTTAATTATTGGAAATAACAAGTTAAGGCAAGCACGTGTCAGGATGCTCAGATGTAGAAAAACAGCATGTATGATGTAA
- the TAS2R9 gene encoding LOW QUALITY PROTEIN: taste receptor type 2 member 9 (The sequence of the model RefSeq protein was modified relative to this genomic sequence to represent the inferred CDS: inserted 7 bases in 6 codons; deleted 2 bases in 2 codons; substituted 3 bases at 3 genomic stop codons), with protein MPSTMEATHXILIAGELTIGTWGNGFXLVICTGSLKRREIFLIDSILVSLPISNXCLLXVISLDSFVMLLSPDTYAHGELVNILDVSWTLSNHSVVWFTSCXGIFCLLRIANISHLFFLWLKLKINRVILGILLVSFXFSLIISISLNEESWYFKVNHEENITWEYKVSKTPNAFKXIILNLGVIXSLLCLTSFLLLLFSLFTYTKQMKLHATGSKDLSREVHMRAIKALIIFLFLFIMYHAILPVVSSSLLTPSGKLVVMFVTPXGKHVMCGIITVIYPSSHSFIIVMMGNKLREAFLKVLRIVKDFYKRKNILFYRES; from the exons ATGCCAAGCACAATGGAGGCAACAC AGATCTTGATTGCAGGTGAATTGACTATAGGAACTTGGGGAAATGGATT ATTGGTTATCTGCACTGGCTCGCTCAAAAGGAGAGAGATCTTCTTGATTGACAGCATTCTGGTCAGCTTACCCATCTCCA AATGTTTGTTGTGAGTAATATCTTTAGATAGCTTTGTTATGCTGCTCTCTCCAGATACATATGCCCATGGTGAGCTAGTGAACATTTTGGATGTTTCCTGGACACTCAGCAATCATTCAGTTGTCTGGTTTACCTCTT CAGGCATCTTTTGTTTACTCAGGATAGCCAATATAtcccatttgtttttcctctggctgAAGCTAAAGATTAACAGGGTCATCCTTGGGATCCTTCTAgtgtctt ccttctccttaatTATTAGTATTTCATTGAATGAGGAATCCTGGTATTTCAAGGTCAATCATGAAGAAAACATAACTTGGGAATACAAAGTGAGTAAAACCCCAAATGCTTTCAAATAGATTATCTTGAATCTGGGGGTTA GTTCTCTTCTTTGTCTGACCTCATTTCTCTTGTTACTTTTCTCCCTATTTACATACACCAAGCAGATGAAACTTCATGCCACAGGGTCCAAAGACCTCAGCAGAGAGGTCCACATGAGGGCCATAAAGGCATTGATCATCTTTCTGTTCCTCTTCATTATGTATCATGCAATCCTTCCTGTAGTAAgctccag CTTACTGACTCCTTCAGGAAAACTTGTGGTGATGTTTGTGACTCCTTAGGGAAAACATGTGATG TGTGGTATAATAACTGTCATTTATCCATcaagccattcattcatt atcgttATGATGGGGAACAAACTGAGGGAGGCTTTTCTGAAGGTGCTAAGGATTGTGAAAGATTTctacaaaagaaagaatattctGTTCTATAGAGAATCCtga